A stretch of the Lactuca sativa cultivar Salinas chromosome 9, Lsat_Salinas_v11, whole genome shotgun sequence genome encodes the following:
- the LOC111896792 gene encoding PRA1 family protein B2, which translates to MATSKAKVMAKATAPSRIHQYTPITATTPIIPQQIPVNNNPDLRPFFSRMTATLRESFAQRRPWFEIIDRSNFSRPETFSEAVSRVRKNLSYFRVNYSAILAVFVALSLLSHPISLFFFVGVVWAWLYLYLFRSPDQPVVLFEHNFSDRQALGILILSTILIVFLTGLGSLIMYSSLIGLGMLCIHGAFRIPQEVFVEDQQPDIAAGFLSFLTVTAAAAVAAAPPMPRAQPMPRV; encoded by the coding sequence ATGGCGACGTCGAAGGCCAAGGTCATGGCAAAGGCGACGGCGCCATCACGCATCCATCAATACACCCCCATCACAGCCACCACCCCCATTATCCCCCAACAAATCCCGGTCAACAATAATCCCGACCTTCGCCCCTTCTTCTCCCGCATGACCGCCACCCTCCGCGAATCTTTTGCACAACGCCGCCCATGGTTCGAAATCATCGACCGTTCCAACTTCTCTCGGCCGGAAACCTTCTCGGAAGCGGTATCTCGTGTTCGGAAAAACTTATCTTACTTTCGTGTTAACTACTCCGCCATCCTCGCCGTCTTCGTTGCATTATCTCTCCTTTCACATCCCATTTCTCTCTTCTTCTTTGTCGGCGTTGTATGGGCGTGGCTTTACCTCTACCTTTTCCGATCACCAGATCAGCCTGTAGTCCTCTTTGAACACAATTTCTCCGATCGTCAAGCCCTTGGGATCTTGATCCTTTCCACGATTCTTATCGTATTCTTGACTGGATTGGGATCGCTCATAATGTATTCCTCATTGATTGGATTAGGGATGCTTTGTATTCATGGAGCATTTAGGATTCCGCAAGAAGTGTTTGTAGAAGATCAGCAACCGGATATTGCCGCCGGATTTCTTTCATTTCTTACTGTGACCGCCGCAGCAGCCGTCGCTGCTGCCCCGCCGATGCCACGCGCTCAGCCCATGCCACGCGTTTGA